The following coding sequences are from one Aliarcobacter skirrowii CCUG 10374 window:
- a CDS encoding FecCD family ABC transporter permease, giving the protein MKVFLYIFSLILIFISPFLGEVNIEISSIFSLENSLNMVFWDLRVPRIILAFFVGSILALGGLIFQIVFKNELITPYTLGIASGTTLFTSLSIVFLPFVPLFFSSIFGSIFTILILFLITKSLNKKRAISSTNSILLIGIALSYFYGSALMLVFYLSNLQENYSIVRFTLGSLDVVGYMPSLIVFITATIFIFIIYSFKHKINLLLISNDVAFLKGLNINKTVLTLLVVVSLAVGVCISFTGPIGFVGLVIPHIVKLIYKKTYTKLFFPIIFFGGVFLVFCDLISRVIPTASSLPIGVVTAFIGAPFFVYLLIKKNSTK; this is encoded by the coding sequence ATGAAAGTTTTTTTATATATTTTTTCACTGATTTTAATATTTATTTCACCTTTTTTGGGTGAAGTAAATATTGAAATATCTTCGATTTTTTCTTTAGAAAATAGTTTAAATATGGTTTTTTGGGATTTAAGAGTTCCTAGAATTATTTTGGCATTTTTTGTTGGTTCAATCTTGGCTCTTGGTGGACTTATTTTTCAAATTGTTTTTAAAAATGAGTTAATCACTCCATATACTTTGGGAATTGCAAGTGGAACTACACTTTTTACAAGTTTATCAATAGTTTTTTTACCTTTTGTACCACTCTTTTTTTCAAGTATATTTGGCTCAATTTTTACAATTTTAATTCTATTTTTAATTACAAAATCACTAAATAAAAAAAGAGCAATAAGCTCAACAAACTCTATTTTACTAATTGGAATTGCTTTATCATATTTTTATGGTTCAGCTTTAATGCTTGTTTTTTATCTAAGTAATCTTCAAGAGAACTACTCAATTGTAAGATTTACTCTTGGAAGCTTAGATGTTGTTGGTTATATGCCATCTTTAATAGTTTTTATTACAGCAACTATTTTTATTTTTATAATTTATAGCTTTAAACACAAAATCAATCTTTTGTTAATATCAAATGATGTTGCATTTTTAAAGGGATTAAATATAAATAAAACAGTTTTAACTCTTTTAGTAGTTGTTAGTTTAGCAGTTGGTGTTTGTATAAGTTTTACAGGACCAATTGGATTTGTGGGACTTGTGATTCCTCATATAGTAAAATTAATATATAAGAAAACATATACAAAGCTATTTTTTCCAATAATATTTTTTGGTGGAGTTTTTTTGGTATTTTGCGATTTAATCTCAAGAGTAATACCAACAGCTTCAAGCTTACCAATTGGCGTTGTAACTGCTTTTATTGGAGCTCCATTTTTTGTATATTTACTTATTAAAAAAAATAGTACAAAATAG
- a CDS encoding ABC transporter ATP-binding protein → MLELKNYSNFILKDISFLLKNNENLLILGENGAGKSTLAKVLSSIISSNNLFFNEKNISKLSGIQRAKLINYIPSSFEIFDDYMTVLEYLKLSIVENRSDEQIENIINILKINHIKNSSCSSLSSGEKQLVLLASAILHDAKITIFDELMANLDIKRLRDVFLILNSNYLKQKIIITHNLDFAYALKNYKVLYLEAGVLKFYGDHEEFFCKERLKEFYNDSLRFENSHLVVDL, encoded by the coding sequence ATGTTAGAACTAAAAAATTACAGTAATTTTATTTTAAAAGATATAAGTTTTTTGCTAAAAAACAATGAAAACTTATTGATTTTAGGTGAAAATGGAGCTGGAAAATCAACTTTAGCAAAAGTTTTAAGCTCAATAATATCTTCAAATAATCTATTTTTTAATGAAAAAAATATCTCAAAACTATCTGGAATTCAAAGAGCAAAACTAATAAATTACATTCCAAGTAGTTTTGAGATATTTGATGATTATATGACTGTTTTGGAGTATTTAAAACTATCAATAGTTGAAAACAGAAGCGACGAGCAGATTGAAAATATTATAAATATTTTAAAGATAAATCATATAAAAAATAGCTCATGCTCTAGTTTAAGCTCTGGAGAAAAACAGCTTGTTTTATTAGCAAGTGCAATTTTACATGATGCAAAAATCACAATTTTTGATGAGCTTATGGCAAATTTGGATATAAAAAGATTAAGAGATGTTTTTTTGATTTTAAATTCAAACTATTTAAAACAAAAAATTATAATTACTCATAATCTTGATTTTGCTTATGCACTCAAAAACTATAAGGTGCTATATTTAGAAGCTGGAGTTTTAAAATTTTATGGAGATCATGAAGAGTTTTTTTGTAAAGAGAGATTAAAAGAGTTTTACAACGATAGCTTAAGATTTGAAAATAGTCATTTGGTAGTAGATTTATGA
- a CDS encoding ABC transporter substrate-binding protein: MKKLLYFLIFFNISFLNILSANEKIITLSPAVNEIAFALGLGNNIIANTQFCDYPEISKSIEKVGGYGSVSLEKVVNLNPSIIINQNYDKKLNSSLNALGFKTLVYKTDSLDDIKFAIKDLGDVFNRQNEAKILNTNIENSLKNIENIVENQKILIVISPQDTLSNQIYVTNNYIYFEDIIKKSGNKNAYQSSLKSQPAINSEKLILLNPDIIILLAPYLKSDKQKDDMLNLWKNLPVNASKKDNIYIIDKTYSGISSHRVQYLIDDFRKILEDVRTKKLQ, encoded by the coding sequence ATGAAAAAACTACTATATTTTCTAATTTTTTTTAATATCTCTTTTTTAAATATTTTAAGTGCAAATGAAAAAATTATTACTCTAAGTCCTGCTGTAAATGAGATAGCTTTTGCTTTAGGTTTAGGCAATAATATTATTGCAAATACGCAGTTTTGTGATTATCCAGAAATATCTAAAAGTATTGAAAAAGTTGGAGGATATGGTAGTGTTAGCTTGGAAAAAGTTGTAAACTTAAATCCAAGCATTATAATAAATCAAAATTATGACAAAAAATTAAATAGCTCACTAAATGCTCTTGGATTTAAAACTTTAGTTTATAAAACAGATAGTTTAGATGATATTAAATTTGCAATCAAAGATTTAGGAGATGTTTTTAATAGACAAAACGAAGCAAAGATTTTAAATACAAATATTGAAAATAGTTTAAAAAATATTGAAAATATAGTAGAAAATCAAAAAATTTTAATTGTAATTAGTCCTCAAGATACACTCTCTAATCAAATATATGTAACAAACAACTACATATATTTTGAAGATATTATAAAAAAAAGTGGAAATAAAAATGCCTATCAATCAAGCTTAAAATCGCAACCTGCAATAAATAGTGAGAAATTAATACTACTAAATCCAGATATTATTATACTTTTAGCTCCATATTTAAAAAGTGATAAACAAAAAGATGATATGTTAAATCTTTGGAAAAATTTGCCAGTAAATGCAAGTAAAAAAGATAATATCTATATAATAGATAAGACATACTCAGGAATTTCAAGCCATAGAGTACAATATTTAATAGATGATTTTAGAAAGATATTAGAAGATGTTAGAACTAAAAAATTACAGTAA
- a CDS encoding TonB-dependent receptor plug domain-containing protein: MKKTNISLVASFLIATNLYSQTTTLETITVTSATKSEQKLKDVTANVDVITAQEIEDRKFKTVVEALNSLSGVSISSSGGMGTLSSVYLRGMNSGNTLVLIDGIRYNNPYDGSVDFAHLMINDIERIEVIKGAQSSIWGADASAGVINIITKSAKDGTHANINLEAGRYDSKIARVNISHKNDNFDAKLSATRVDTDGFSAISPKSSEAKNYEDDGYENTTVNLNLGYNLDENNRVYLVYETIDAKVKFDEMLSDAFGNPDIIASADSFAKTKTRNSIASLNYENKNSFATTNIYTNYSRFKNETKTEVGFNDSKNKTDIKEYGINSTIPYWNNSSSLTIGVDSKYYEDKEDLNKKNNSKSIFITNTNKFFDDKTIITEALRYDRYSDFDNKATGKIGIKQYIVEDLNLSANYGTGYNVPTFIQLYKTAWGGNPDLNPEKTKSYDIGFEYKGFSITYFNTKVNNLMVSNASTSWKYENIEGDSKFKGTEIAYKNEVYEDIFLNLNYTNLSAKKTNGDKLENRPTNKFGFGVDYYGLKDFHFNVNGEYIGSRESVNFDYNKPNVKTGNYTIWNAVIDYQANKNFSTYLKLDNIFNKDYQIVDGYATSQRAAFVGLKASF; encoded by the coding sequence ATGAAAAAAACAAATATAAGCTTAGTTGCAAGCTTTTTAATAGCAACAAATTTATACTCACAAACAACTACTTTAGAGACAATCACAGTTACAAGTGCTACAAAATCAGAGCAAAAATTAAAAGATGTTACAGCCAATGTTGATGTTATAACTGCTCAAGAAATTGAAGATAGAAAATTTAAAACAGTTGTTGAAGCTTTAAATTCTCTTTCAGGAGTTAGTATTTCAAGTAGTGGTGGGATGGGAACATTAAGTTCTGTATATTTAAGAGGAATGAATAGTGGAAATACATTAGTTTTAATCGATGGAATAAGATATAATAATCCATATGATGGTTCTGTTGATTTTGCACATTTAATGATAAATGATATTGAAAGAATAGAAGTAATAAAAGGGGCTCAAAGTAGTATTTGGGGAGCAGATGCTAGTGCTGGGGTTATAAATATTATTACAAAAAGTGCAAAAGATGGAACACATGCAAATATAAATCTTGAAGCTGGAAGATATGACTCAAAAATTGCTAGGGTAAATATTTCACACAAAAATGATAATTTTGATGCAAAATTAAGTGCAACTAGAGTTGATACAGATGGTTTTTCAGCTATTTCACCAAAGAGTAGTGAAGCAAAAAATTATGAAGATGATGGATATGAAAATACAACAGTAAATTTAAATTTAGGTTATAACTTAGATGAAAACAATCGAGTATATTTAGTTTATGAAACTATAGATGCAAAAGTAAAATTTGATGAAATGCTTTCAGATGCTTTTGGGAATCCAGATATAATTGCTTCTGCTGATTCTTTTGCTAAAACAAAAACTAGAAATAGTATTGCTAGTTTGAATTATGAAAATAAAAATAGCTTTGCAACTACAAATATATATACGAACTATTCAAGATTTAAAAACGAAACAAAAACAGAAGTTGGTTTCAATGATTCAAAGAATAAAACTGATATAAAAGAGTATGGTATTAATTCAACTATTCCTTATTGGAATAACTCTTCATCTTTAACTATCGGAGTAGATTCTAAATATTATGAAGATAAAGAAGATTTAAATAAGAAAAACAATAGTAAAAGCATTTTTATAACAAATACAAATAAGTTTTTCGATGATAAAACTATTATTACTGAAGCTTTAAGATATGATAGATATAGTGATTTCGACAATAAAGCAACAGGAAAGATAGGAATAAAACAGTATATTGTTGAAGATTTAAACCTTAGTGCAAACTATGGAACAGGGTATAATGTACCTACATTTATACAGCTATATAAAACAGCTTGGGGTGGAAATCCAGACTTAAATCCTGAAAAAACAAAATCTTATGATATAGGATTTGAGTACAAAGGTTTTTCTATTACTTACTTTAATACAAAAGTTAATAATTTAATGGTATCAAATGCAAGTACATCTTGGAAATATGAAAATATTGAAGGAGATAGTAAATTTAAGGGAACTGAAATAGCTTATAAAAATGAAGTTTATGAAGATATATTCTTAAATTTAAACTATACAAATCTTAGTGCAAAAAAAACAAATGGAGATAAACTTGAAAATCGTCCGACAAATAAGTTTGGTTTTGGAGTTGATTATTATGGTTTAAAAGATTTCCACTTTAATGTAAATGGTGAATATATTGGAAGTAGAGAAAGTGTAAATTTTGATTATAATAAACCAAATGTAAAAACAGGAAACTATACAATCTGGAATGCAGTTATTGATTATCAAGCAAATAAAAACTTCTCTACATATCTTAAACTTGATAATATTTTCAACAAAGATTATCAAATAGTTGATGGATATGCTACAAGTCAAAGAGCAGCATTTGTTGGATTAAAGGCTAGTTTCTAA
- a CDS encoding sulfite exporter TauE/SafE family protein: METISIISIISIAFIGSFGHCIGMCGGIVLAYSSVKINSNDSKKRQALMHLLYNFGRVTTYTFLGFIFGYLGSVLSFSTTSKGFLFFLTGLLMILIGFSLMGKIKFLTILEQTFSKSPFYQKLFKKVLGSNSKLSFYLIGVLNGFLPCGFVYMFAIMAASTGSAFYGAMVMFIFGVTTIFALFFVGFFAGLFKQSSFRDISMKIASILVILFGLYTAYNGFALLKNKTINIEHNHHMNTK, translated from the coding sequence ATGGAAACAATTAGTATAATATCTATAATAAGTATTGCTTTTATTGGCTCTTTTGGGCACTGCATTGGAATGTGTGGTGGAATTGTTTTAGCATACTCAAGCGTAAAAATAAATAGCAACGATAGCAAAAAAAGACAAGCACTTATGCATCTTTTATATAATTTTGGAAGAGTAACTACTTATACATTTTTAGGTTTTATATTTGGATATTTAGGTTCTGTGCTATCTTTTTCTACAACTTCAAAAGGATTTTTGTTTTTTTTAACTGGATTATTAATGATACTTATTGGTTTTTCACTAATGGGAAAAATAAAATTTTTAACAATTTTAGAGCAAACTTTTTCAAAATCTCCTTTTTATCAAAAATTATTTAAAAAAGTTTTAGGAAGTAATTCAAAACTTAGTTTTTATTTAATTGGAGTTTTAAACGGCTTTTTACCTTGTGGTTTTGTATATATGTTTGCAATAATGGCAGCAAGTACAGGAAGTGCTTTTTATGGTGCAATGGTAATGTTTATTTTTGGAGTAACTACAATATTTGCACTATTTTTTGTAGGTTTTTTTGCTGGATTGTTTAAACAATCAAGCTTTAGAGATATATCTATGAAAATTGCATCAATTTTAGTTATTTTATTTGGACTATATACAGCTTACAACGGTTTTGCTCTTTTAAAAAATAAAACTATAAATATAGAACATAACCATCATATGAATACAAAATAG
- a CDS encoding HAD family hydrolase — translation MKMIIFDMDGTLVNSGSSIANCINYVRSHLGLEPMDKNFILENVNDININSAEFFYNSKTFTPKVTELFEDFYSKNCLVDLHLYDGVKELLDDLKGEFKFSVATNANSDYARKMLGHLEIDRYFNSILGYNDVSAPKPKPDMINRILDLNSIKKENAQLFGDSTKDTIAAFNAGVDGVLVNWGFSNHNEDAISNIDELRREIEKKFRL, via the coding sequence ATGAAAATGATAATTTTTGATATGGATGGAACACTTGTAAATAGTGGTTCTTCTATTGCAAATTGTATAAACTATGTAAGAAGTCATCTAGGACTTGAACCTATGGATAAAAACTTTATTTTAGAAAATGTAAATGATATAAATATAAATAGTGCAGAATTTTTTTATAATAGCAAAACATTTACTCCAAAAGTTACAGAGCTTTTTGAAGATTTTTATAGTAAAAATTGTCTTGTAGATTTACATTTGTATGATGGAGTTAAAGAGTTACTTGATGATTTAAAAGGTGAGTTTAAATTTAGTGTTGCAACAAATGCAAACTCAGATTATGCAAGAAAAATGTTAGGTCATCTTGAAATTGATAGATACTTCAACTCAATTTTGGGATACAACGATGTATCAGCTCCTAAACCAAAGCCAGATATGATAAATAGAATTTTAGATTTAAATAGTATAAAAAAAGAGAATGCTCAACTTTTTGGAGACTCTACAAAAGATACAATAGCTGCATTTAATGCTGGAGTTGATGGTGTTTTAGTAAATTGGGGATTTTCAAATCACAATGAAGATGCAATTTCAAATATAGATGAGTTAAGAAGAGAGATTGAAAAGAAGTTTAGATTATAA
- a CDS encoding pseudouridine synthase — MKRIEAYLSSLGYCSRSEARKFMKLNEVFILDKRVFNPSIKAEHKDIFVNGEKLDSQKLTILMNKPSGVICSHNDAGKLIYSLLPQRWQNRNSKISTIGRLDMDTTGAIILTDDGELNHKLTSPKKDVKKVYEVTLQNPLKGDEQELFESGTIILNGEEKALKPAFLKIINPNLVHLEIVEGKYHQVKRMFAYTGNRVIKLHRLEFAGFRVEDLKEGEFKIIDL; from the coding sequence ATGAAGAGAATTGAAGCATATTTATCAAGTTTAGGTTATTGTAGTAGAAGTGAAGCTAGAAAATTTATGAAATTAAATGAGGTTTTTATTTTAGATAAACGAGTTTTTAATCCAAGTATTAAAGCAGAGCATAAAGATATATTTGTAAATGGTGAAAAACTTGATAGCCAAAAGCTTACAATTTTAATGAATAAACCAAGTGGAGTTATTTGCTCTCACAATGATGCTGGAAAATTAATATATTCTCTTCTTCCACAAAGATGGCAAAATAGAAATTCAAAAATATCAACTATTGGAAGACTTGATATGGATACAACAGGAGCTATTATTTTAACAGATGATGGAGAGTTAAATCATAAACTAACAAGCCCTAAAAAAGATGTAAAAAAAGTTTATGAAGTAACTTTACAAAATCCACTAAAAGGTGATGAACAAGAGCTTTTTGAAAGTGGAACTATTATTTTAAATGGTGAAGAAAAAGCTTTAAAACCAGCATTTTTAAAAATTATTAATCCAAATTTAGTTCATTTAGAAATAGTTGAGGGTAAATACCATCAAGTAAAAAGAATGTTTGCTTATACAGGAAACAGAGTTATAAAGCTTCATAGATTAGAGTTTGCTGGTTTTAGGGTTGAAGATTTAAAAGAGGGTGAGTTTAAGATTATAGATTTATAA
- the aat gene encoding leucyl/phenylalanyl-tRNA--protein transferase, translating into MELLDKKNKIWLLDDEDYNFPTLKDMKDDLVAIGGNFHPQRLINAYSNGLFPWFIDDLGYIHWFCPQKRMVLKPNEMKISKSLKKSIFNRGFEVKSNTNFIEVIKNCSDIKRKHENDTWIDENFIKAYTLMHNLDFANSIEVYLDKKLVGGLYGILINNVFCGESMFSLVNDASKVAFYHLCQWALKNDIKLIDCQVYNPHLASLGAYEISREEYLKILNTPIF; encoded by the coding sequence ATGGAATTACTTGATAAAAAAAATAAAATTTGGCTACTTGATGATGAGGATTATAATTTTCCAACATTAAAAGATATGAAAGATGATTTAGTTGCTATTGGAGGAAATTTTCATCCTCAAAGATTAATAAATGCATATTCAAATGGACTTTTCCCTTGGTTTATTGATGATTTAGGCTATATTCACTGGTTTTGCCCACAAAAAAGAATGGTTTTAAAACCAAACGAAATGAAAATATCTAAAAGCCTTAAAAAATCTATCTTTAATAGAGGTTTTGAAGTAAAATCAAATACAAACTTTATTGAAGTTATAAAAAATTGTTCAGATATAAAAAGAAAACATGAAAACGATACTTGGATTGATGAGAATTTTATAAAAGCCTATACTTTAATGCATAATTTAGATTTTGCAAACTCTATTGAAGTTTATTTAGACAAAAAGCTTGTTGGTGGATTGTATGGAATTCTTATAAACAATGTTTTTTGTGGAGAGAGTATGTTTTCACTTGTAAATGATGCTTCAAAAGTTGCCTTTTATCATCTTTGCCAGTGGGCTTTAAAAAATGATATAAAACTTATAGATTGTCAAGTTTATAACCCACATTTAGCCTCACTTGGAGCTTATGAGATAAGTAGAGAGGAGTATTTAAAAATTTTAAATACTCCTATTTTTTGA
- a CDS encoding 4Fe-4S binding protein, with translation MIKFIKRDKNDIFGMPILKIIFKNKIFHRTVQVSVLFLFIYAIYFGFIHPTKENNIFTTALFWGLFWPFFMVTTLATFGRIFCGVCPHGFIGKYITKIGLKKKIPNKLANPFIGLLLLFFAWWFVYYMFPQFFKTPYATAILFFVMTIIASIFYYLYDEMAYCKYICPIGIVTKVYSKVGFTKLQTYKQECQNCRTFDCAKVCSYNLKPFTFEKKNSMEDCTLCMDCARECESVAFKFNKPSNTLFNKFKTSKAEVWALILLTAAISITMSFHHSLGRSAIVEEFFWVKTARYFETIIYFGSIDTIGLFAFVYAVLISIFLSVVGIFIASKIMRVEFSNTFYTLGYAFAPLFIIGGLSHIGEFFFYSYASNIVNGFNQAFSLGFETMKPLASRKDEWVHIFNIFTHIGYIWAFIIMINRLKLIETKRYLKIVAFPFASALIIFYMSLNFYKVYIFDTYGKINSHNHMNHKK, from the coding sequence ATGATAAAGTTTATAAAAAGAGATAAAAATGATATATTTGGAATGCCAATTCTAAAGATTATATTTAAAAATAAAATTTTTCACAGAACAGTCCAAGTATCTGTACTTTTTTTATTTATTTATGCCATTTATTTTGGATTTATACATCCTACAAAAGAGAATAATATATTTACAACAGCACTTTTTTGGGGATTGTTTTGGCCATTTTTTATGGTTACAACTTTAGCTACTTTTGGAAGAATATTTTGTGGAGTTTGTCCACATGGTTTTATTGGAAAATATATCACAAAAATTGGTTTGAAAAAGAAAATACCAAATAAGTTGGCAAATCCATTTATTGGATTATTACTACTATTTTTTGCTTGGTGGTTTGTATATTATATGTTTCCACAATTTTTTAAAACACCATATGCAACTGCAATCTTATTTTTTGTTATGACAATTATTGCATCTATTTTTTATTATCTTTATGATGAAATGGCATATTGTAAATATATTTGCCCAATTGGAATTGTTACAAAAGTATATTCAAAAGTTGGTTTTACAAAATTACAGACTTATAAACAAGAGTGTCAAAACTGTAGAACTTTTGATTGTGCAAAAGTTTGTAGTTATAATTTAAAACCATTTACATTTGAGAAAAAAAACTCTATGGAAGATTGTACTTTATGTATGGATTGTGCAAGAGAGTGTGAAAGTGTAGCTTTTAAATTCAATAAACCATCAAATACACTTTTTAATAAATTTAAGACTTCAAAAGCTGAGGTTTGGGCTTTAATTTTATTAACTGCAGCTATTAGTATTACAATGAGTTTTCACCACTCTTTAGGAAGAAGTGCAATAGTTGAAGAGTTTTTCTGGGTTAAAACAGCTAGATATTTCGAAACTATAATTTATTTTGGTTCAATTGATACTATTGGACTTTTTGCTTTTGTTTATGCGGTATTAATTTCAATATTTTTAAGTGTTGTAGGAATATTTATAGCTTCAAAAATTATGAGAGTTGAATTTTCAAATACTTTTTATACTTTAGGGTACGCTTTTGCACCACTATTTATAATTGGTGGATTATCTCATATTGGAGAGTTTTTCTTTTATTCTTATGCTTCAAATATTGTAAATGGATTTAATCAAGCTTTTAGTTTAGGATTTGAGACTATGAAACCACTTGCTAGTAGAAAAGATGAGTGGGTACATATTTTCAATATTTTTACTCATATAGGATATATTTGGGCATTTATTATTATGATAAATAGATTAAAATTAATAGAGACTAAAAGATATTTAAAAATAGTAGCTTTTCCATTTGCATCTGCACTTATAATTTTTTATATGAGTCTAAACTTTTATAAGGTTTACATATTCGATACTTATGGGAAAATTAATTCACACAACCATATGAATCATAAAAAATAA
- a CDS encoding TonB-dependent receptor, whose product MRLKYSIFACLLLHSNIVAQDRISLDTVSVTATKYEKATKYISESIAVVDEKTIEDKNILNVQDALQTIPGVIAESTSNSPSPKLIIRGAGLKARFGVREIMVMKDGIPMTDPDSFTRFDFIDMQDVSNIEVQKGPGSINAINSTGGVIQLITKSVFEEDKNRIKFGVGNENQRNVNIKLREKLDENNFVSLTLSKRKTDNSWRDNNEFDTTQATLKYGYIFKDYSSIENEISYTESNLNLPASMNQTEFDEFKRSKEQHNTSYTWQNSARDSKIFSFSSKYEKEIGDLLLKPRLYFNSWEHFHPVTGLINDSDDNKVFGTDLEFNISHNLFKQDAMFVGGLTLKMDRTKDAKKYEYRDYSTGFGGRISKILSNEKGSLANIEDSKTTLYGIYLMESFKINDDLGFDISTRVDKLKFDIEGNEISKYDYSTGKYISGQGEYNIDNSFTLLSSKLGSSYAISDFTNVYASVAFANQAPTTSELDETSDLKKSSSTNYEVGVKTRTNNLSYDLALYQNYVDDEIIQIKDASGNSIYDNAGKTNKKGLEFNLSYDLTSTLEVGGSYSYSKFKFDKFNEKVGANLVSRDGNYLPSIPKNQYALYLAYNQNGFKTRVTTRTFGSYYMDNANTQKYEGYKFITDLMIGYEFKAHNIQLNVNNLFDKYYASEASKDTGSRVSYKAASPRMTMLTYSYKF is encoded by the coding sequence ATGAGATTAAAATACTCAATATTTGCATGTCTTCTTTTGCATTCAAATATAGTTGCCCAAGATAGAATATCTTTAGATACAGTTTCTGTAACAGCTACAAAATATGAAAAAGCTACAAAATATATTAGCGAAAGTATTGCTGTTGTTGATGAAAAAACAATAGAGGATAAAAATATCTTAAATGTTCAAGATGCACTACAAACAATTCCTGGAGTAATAGCAGAATCAACTTCAAATAGCCCTAGTCCAAAATTAATTATTAGAGGTGCAGGTCTAAAAGCTAGATTTGGTGTAAGAGAGATAATGGTTATGAAAGATGGAATTCCTATGACAGATCCAGATTCATTTACAAGATTTGATTTTATAGATATGCAAGATGTTTCAAATATCGAGGTTCAAAAAGGACCTGGTTCAATAAATGCAATTAATTCAACTGGTGGAGTAATTCAGCTTATTACAAAATCAGTATTTGAAGAGGATAAAAATCGTATAAAATTTGGTGTTGGAAATGAGAATCAGAGAAATGTAAATATTAAACTAAGAGAAAAACTTGATGAGAACAATTTTGTATCATTAACTCTTAGTAAAAGAAAAACTGATAACTCATGGAGAGATAATAATGAGTTTGATACTACTCAAGCAACTTTAAAATATGGATATATATTTAAAGATTACTCATCAATAGAGAATGAGATATCTTATACAGAATCAAATTTAAATCTTCCAGCATCTATGAATCAAACTGAGTTTGATGAGTTTAAAAGAAGCAAAGAGCAACATAATACCTCATACACTTGGCAAAATAGTGCTAGAGACTCTAAAATATTCTCATTTAGTAGTAAATATGAGAAAGAGATAGGAGATTTGCTATTAAAACCAAGATTGTATTTTAACTCTTGGGAGCATTTTCATCCAGTTACAGGATTGATTAATGATAGTGATGATAATAAAGTTTTTGGAACAGATTTAGAATTTAATATATCACATAATCTATTTAAACAAGATGCAATGTTTGTTGGTGGATTAACTTTAAAAATGGATAGAACAAAAGATGCTAAGAAGTATGAGTATAGAGATTATTCTACAGGTTTTGGTGGAAGAATTAGTAAAATATTATCAAATGAGAAGGGTAGTTTAGCAAATATTGAAGACTCTAAAACTACTTTATATGGTATATATTTAATGGAGAGTTTTAAAATAAATGATGATTTAGGTTTTGATATTAGCACAAGAGTTGATAAATTAAAATTTGATATAGAAGGTAATGAAATATCTAAGTATGATTATTCAACAGGTAAATATATATCTGGACAAGGAGAGTATAATATTGATAACTCTTTTACACTTTTATCATCAAAACTAGGATCTAGTTATGCAATAAGTGATTTTACAAATGTTTATGCTTCAGTTGCATTTGCTAATCAAGCCCCAACAACAAGTGAGCTAGATGAGACAAGTGATTTAAAAAAATCATCTAGTACAAATTATGAAGTTGGAGTAAAAACAAGAACAAACAATCTATCTTATGATTTAGCTTTATATCAAAACTATGTAGATGATGAGATTATACAGATAAAAGATGCAAGTGGTAATTCTATATATGATAATGCAGGGAAAACTAATAAAAAAGGCTTAGAGTTTAATCTGTCTTATGATTTAACATCAACTTTAGAAGTTGGTGGATCTTATTCTTATAGTAAATTTAAATTTGATAAATTTAATGAGAAAGTAGGGGCTAATTTAGTTTCAAGAGATGGAAACTATCTACCATCAATTCCAAAAAATCAATATGCGCTATATTTAGCTTATAATCAAAATGGTTTTAAAACAAGAGTTACAACAAGAACTTTTGGAAGTTACTACATGGATAATGCAAATACACAAAAGTATGAAGGGTATAAATTTATTACAGATTTAATGATTGGGTATGAGTTTAAAGCTCACAATATTCAATTAAATGTAAATAACTTATTTGACAAATATTACGCCTCTGAAGCTTCTAAAGACACAGGTTCAAGAGTTTCATATAAAGCAGCTAGTCCTAGAATGACAATGCTTACATATAGTTATAAATTTTAA